A genomic window from Elaeis guineensis isolate ETL-2024a chromosome 3, EG11, whole genome shotgun sequence includes:
- the LOC105040807 gene encoding pentatricopeptide repeat-containing protein At3g16010 encodes MNRWRLGREMQPSTALLPKRGISSSPQLSRRLKQTENEIVQMFRLPTLREDSPASLATPRYQRSARALDERFVRILKIFKWGPDAEKALEVLRLKVDHRLVREVMKTDVEIGVKMQFFRWAAKRKNFEHDYTTYMGLIHCLDEAGLVGEMWKNIQDMVKSNCVITPTELSEIIKILGRAKMVDKACSIFYRTKARKCRPTAHAYNSMIIMLMQEGHYEKVHELYNEMCNEGNCFPDTVTYNALIATFCKLGREDSAIRLFEEMKENGLQPTAKIYTTLMGMFFKSENTERALSLFREMRGQCCAPNVFTYTELIKGLGKAGRVEEAYDFFLEVRREGCKPDTVLMNNLMNILGKAGRLDDVIKLFDEMESLQCVPNVVTYNTIIKALFESKSRASEAASWFEKLKEKGIAPSAFTYSILIDGFCKSNRVEKAMLLLEEMDEKGFPPCPAAYCSLIDALGKAKRYEVANELFQELKENCGSSSSRVYAVMIKHFGKCGRLNDAIDLFDEMKKLGCTPDVYAYNALMSGMVRIGMIDEAQTLLRTMQEQGCVPDINSLNIILNGLAKTAGPHQAMEMLSNMKKSNIKPDVVSYNTVLGALSHAGMFEEAAKLMKEMKSKGFEYDLITYSSMLEAIGKIDDEPMDLVR; translated from the exons ATGAATCGTTGGCGTTTGGGAAGAGAAATGCAGCCATCCACTGCTCTCCTTCCGAAGCGGGGCATATCTTCCTCACCGCAGCTCAGCAGGAGATTAAAGCAAACAG AAAATGAAATAGTTCAGATGTTCAGACTTCCAACTCTCAGAGAGGACAGCCCAGCCTCACTGGCAACGCCAAGATACCAGAGGTCAGCTCGTGCGCTTGATGAGAGGTTCGTGAGAATATTAAAGATTTTTAAGTGGGGACCAGATGCTGAGAAGGCCTTGGAGGTGCTGAGGTTGAAGGTTGATCACCGATTGGTTCGTGAAGTAATGAAAACAGATGTTGAGATTGGGGTGAAGATGCAGTTCTTCAGATGGGCCGCAAAAAGGAAGAATTTTGAGCATGATTACACCACGTATATGGGCTTGATACATTGTTTGGATGAAGCCGGACTGGTAGGCGAGATGTGGAAAAATATCCAAGACATGGTTAAAAGCAATTGTGTCATTACCCCTACCGAATTATCTGAGATTATTAAGATTTTGGGGAGGGCGAAGATGGTGGACAAGGCATGCTCGATTTTTTATCGGACAAAGGCTCGGAAATGCAGGCCAACTGCACATGCTTACAATAGCATGATCATCATGCTGATGCAGGAGGGCCATTACGAGAAGGTGCATGAGCTTTACAATGAAATGTGCAATGAAGGTAATTGTTTTCCCGACACTGTTACTTACAATGCTCTTATTGCCACTTTCTGCAAGCTGGGTCGTGAGGACTCGGCTATTAGGCTATTTGAGGAGATGAAAGAGAATGGATTACAACCCACGGCAAAGATTTATACCACTTTGATGGGCATGttttttaagtcagaaaatactGAGAGGGCTCTGAGTTTGTTCCGTGAAATGAGAGGTCAATGTTGTGCCCCAAATGTCTTTACTTATACTGAGTTGATAAAAGGTCTTGGTAAGGCTGGGAGAGTAGAAGAGGCATATGACTTCTTTCTTGAAGTGCGACGGGAGGGCTGTAAGCCAGACACAGTCCTCATGAATAATTTGATGAACATCTTGGGCAAGGCTGGGCGGCTGGATGATGTCATTAAGCTTTTCGATGAGATGGAATCTTTGCAATGCGTGCCAAATGTGGTTACATATAATACCATCATCAAAGCACTTTTTGAATCTAAATCTCGTGCATCAGAGGCTGCTTCGTGGTTCGAAAAATTGAAGGAAAAAGGAATTGCTCCTAGTGCCTTCACCTATTCCATTCTCATTGATGGATTCTGCAAAAGCAATAGAGTGGAAAAAGCCATGTTGCTTCTTGAGGAGATGGATGAGAAGGGTTTCCCCCCATGTCCAGCAGCCTATTGTAGCCTAATTGATGCTCTTGGAAAAGCAAAACGGTATGAAGTTGCCAATGAGCTATTTCAGGAATTAAAAGAAAACTGCGGTTCTTCCAGTTCTCGAGTATACGCTGTGATGATAAAGCATTTTGGTAAATGTGGGCGTCTTAATGATGCAATAGATCTTTTTGATGAAATGAAGAAATTGGGATGCACTCCTGATGTCTATGCCTACAATGCTCTCATGTCTGGAATGGTAAGGATTGGCATGATAGATGAAGCTCAAACCTTGCTCCGAACAATGCAAGAACAAGGTTGTGTTCCAGATATAAATTCCctcaatatcattttaaatggacTGGCAAAGACAGCTGGCCCACACCAAGCAATGGAGATGCTTTCGAACATGAAGAAATCTAACATTAAACCGGATGTGGTCTCATACAACACAGTTCTCGGTGCTCTAAGCCATGCTGGTATGTTTGAGGAGGCAGCTAAATTAATGAAAGAGATGAAGTCAAAGGGATTTGAATATGATCTCATTACGTACTCATCAATGCTCGAAGCCATTGGAAAAATTGATGATGAACCCATGGACTTAGTTCGTTAA